TCTAACAAGCGTCAATTTAGATTTCGGTCAAATAAACCATATAGAGGAAGGTGCACTGGCCTGTCTCCAGAACCTGACACGTTTTTCTGGGGGCCTAAACCAGGATGTCCTACTGCGCCTTCCCCTGTCTGGCATTAAGCAAATCCAGGTCTTGTATTCCTATGGTAGGGATAGCATTGTTTTTGAAAGTATctgtaatgtagtgtttttgctttCAATCAAGGAAATACATTTTGCCAATGTCAATACAAGCAGCCTCTCCATGTCCAGTGTTGAATTGTGCATTGGGCTGGAATATATGGGTTTTGATGGACCTGGAGCCTTCCATTCTTCTCCCCATTTGAAATGGAATTTTATTTCCAGTCTCAAAAACCTTAAAATGTTATATGTATCTGGCCAGACAGAAAACAGTCTTGACCTCTGCTCATTCCGAAAACAACCAATCACATGGTTAACAGAACTCACTTTCATGTCGAGCAATGTACAAACGCTTTTTGCAAAACGGTTCAGCTGTCTTGAGAACCTGCGGTCTCTAGATTTGTCATGTAGTTTCATTTCAAACATTGAAGACTTTGCTTTCTTCGGATTGGCAAATCTGGAGTCCTTAGACATGACACAAAATAGTATAACCCAGTTATATGCAAACACATTTATTGGTTTACATAGTTTGACATTGTTAGACCTCAGGGAAAATCCACAGATCTACAATATTGAAGCAATGTCTTTCGCACATCTTACATGTCTAAGACAAGTGTTTCTGGGGTACTTGAACTATCCACCAAGAGAACCCGTGATAAAGCTGAATCTGACACTTGTATTCGGTGATGTTCTGAGTCACCTGACTCATCTGCACATTAGTTCAGGAATGAGGCCAATGCAGTTGATTATTGGCAGTAACATCACATCTAAACAGAACCTGAGTCTCCAACTCAAAGGCCAGACAGTGTCATTTGAAGACTGTGACAGACCCTTCTTTCAGTCTGTAACCCATCTTCATGCTGATGCTGAAGAATTCCTTTGTGGATCTGAATTCATGGGAAAGTACTTCAGGTCTGTGGAGACATTTGTGTACAGATCAAAGCTTTCAGCTAAAAGTGTGGACTTAACATCAATGAATCAGCTCATTCACCTGAGGAAACTGACTCTAGTACAGGTGGATCTTTTAATACAGCGTTCTGCCGACATCATTTTTCACAACCTGACCAAACTGGAGGTTCTGAAACTTTCAAACTGCAGGATTGACTCTTTGGAGGGGGGTTTAACTAAAGACTTTAAATCCTTGAAAACCTTATATTTGCGTATCGAGAACGTTTATCAGGTAATCTACAGCTTTACTGAACATCTCTCTAGCCTAAAGTATTTGATACTTGATACATTACAGATGTTTTGCAGTTGTGACAATGCTTGGCTCATTGCATGGGCAAAGGGGTACAGGCCGGTTGAAGTGATCATGCTTAATCATGAAGTTATGTATAATTTAGAGGACTTGATATGCTTGTCAGACAATGGACTAGACACACCTAACTTTGTCAAGTACACAGAAGCCAACTGCACAACAGAGGTGGGCTTTGTGCTCTTTGCTGCGACTGGCCTGGGAGTCATCTTCTTCATGCTCGTGGTGCTGGTCCATAATCTGACCGGTCCTTACCTCCTCCCGCTCTACTACATCATCCTTGGCTGGCTGTCGGAGGCGATGCGATCAAACACCAGGGGGCGCTACCACTACGATGCGTTTGTCTCCTACAGTGGGAAGGATGAGCGCTGGGTGGTGGAGGAGCTACTACCCAACCTGGAGAAGAGGGGTCCCCCTTTCCTACGCCTCTGTCTGCACAGCAGGGACTTCCAGCTGGGGAAGGACATTGTGGAGAACATCACAGACAGCCTCTACCGGAGCCGTCGCACACTCTGCCTGGTCAGTCGCCACTACCTGCACAGTAACTGGTGCTCCCTGGAGATGAAGCTGGCCACCTCCAGACTGCAGGTGGAACAAAGGGACATCCTCCTCCTGGTCTTCCTGGAGAAGATCCCCCCTCGCAGGCTGTCTGCCCACCACAGGCTGGCTCGCCTGGTGAAGACCAGAACCTATCTGGACTGGCCCCAGGACCCCCATCAGCACCAGGCATTCTGGGACAGACTGTGGGCTAAACTGAAACCTCCAACTGAAGCCTGAGATCAGAGGTTTATGTAGAACCTTGTGTTAATGCTGAGACAAATAATGTTAGCAGATTTGTTGAGGTATTGCATTTGCAGTTAAAAGTCCTCTGTACTAagagcctcctgagtggcgctgcGGTCTAAGGTGTGCATCGCattgcttgaggtgtcactacagacccgggttcgatcccaggctgtgtcacagcctgccgtgaccgggagacccatgaggtggcgcacaattggcccagcgtcgtccaggttaggggagggtttgggccatctcgctctagtgactccttgtggtgggccgagcgcctgcaagctgactcctTGGGGCGGGCAGGCACCTGTATCTCGGTCGCCAGCTAGACTGTGTTTCCTTCTTCCGCGTCaaaaagcagtgtggcttggcaagatcgtgtttcagaggacagaTGGCTCTCGACCCTCGCCTCCTGAGTTTGTAGCTTTGGGACAAGACTGTAGCTACCAATTGGGACAAGACCTGAAAAAGGCTCCATCACTGTTTTTATACTATTTGTGTTGCATATCAGGGTAAAACCAATGTGGCCATCTGAGGTATGCTGCTTTGAATGACAATGCATGAATGACCTTgaacaattttttaaaatttcaaCATAGATCAGAGGTGTGTACATACATTTAGTTGTTAGTTGTTTTACAAATTTTTTATCTGTATATGGTCTGCCATATTTGTCATTTAACAATTCTTAACTCATGGGTGTGGGGAGGTGACTCCCTTTCTGGACAATTGTTATTTCTGCGTTATATTTGTGAGTTGGCGGGAACCttgttttattgatttatttgatCACTGATAACTGTTAACATTTAAGTACCTTAccatgattgttttcaattaaaatggtcaaaaagaaacaaaaatggtGTTTTAGCaaatagcaatttctcaagcaagaattagTGACGTCGCCAAGGCATGCAAaattccatcccaccaaaacaggctgaaatttcaggcaatcttttcaaacagctcttacactaaaagggcattatcatcactTTCACAAATTCACagcattattccaacctcatagtgtggaaatatatataaaacacaggaaaaacttGCTTTTGACTGCGTTGGGCCTTCAAAAAACAATTCCCCTGCCTTAGCATAAGCAGAAGGAGTTATCTATATTTTCAACGACCACAGAGAACTGTCCTCTTATCAGACTAGTTTTCAGCAGCTTGCCTAGACCAGCAATGCACCGGCTATGGTAGGCCACAGAATAGGCCTGTTATGGCTGTCTAGCCTCCATTATTATGGTGTCTGATGGAGAGTACAGCCTTATCAGTATAAGCCACAGAGAAGCATCATCCCTCAAGCTAGAGGTCAGGTCTTCCCCGAGAGTAACCTTGGCTAAGACCTGAATAATTTATGTTAGCTCCTTGAGGCTTGAGCTCTGTGGGCAAACACAAGCTATAGACTCGGGTTCATACCCAGTTGGTCACAGAAGCATCTCTCTAGCCACAAGTTAAGCCCTCCCCAGGTCTTCCTAGTGGTCGTCCAGGGTGAAAGTTGCAGACGGGCCAGTGGGTCCCGTTCTTTATCAAGGTGACTATGGACTCCATAGAGAGAAGGGGGCGACACACACATGACATTGTCACAGGGAAAGCCAGGGAGATAAGACTGGAAAGCTGTTAATGTCGGCGCTGCCTAGGTGGGTGGATAGATTTACAGAGGGGAGGGCGCGGCAGACGAATCTCAGGATTTCTGCTACGTTTTCCGCCACACAATTTACATCCGTCGTACTGTACATTCCTATAGAGTCGACCAGATACCTGTCAGTGAGTACAGTATGATATCGACCCAGAGTGGAGTCTGTCGGCGAGCCAGATTTTTTTCATGAAGGTAACGCAAAGTAACATAAATAGGAATATAACGTGTTACTTAAATGTAATGTACTTTTTCAAGTAACAAATcccaacagtctggtggtaactaGCAGGAAATACATTACTTTTTCAAGTAACTAATCCCAACACCGGTGGTCACTATCGGGCATAGCCACAGTCATAAAATCAGATTttgaacctaaccttaaccacactgctaactttaTGCCCAACCTTAAACTAAAAGCTAATTTTGGTTTTCAAACACGTTTTACTATTAGCAATTTTGACTTTGCGGCTGGCCCATTTAACGGAAAACGCTCAGCTGGGCCTCCAGGAGAAGATTCATCCCtataaacgtcaacctgcataAAGGCATATGCTACAGGGCTCTGGAGAAGACTACAGTAGCAGATAATGGTGACATGCTTGAAGTGAAATCCCAAATTCAAGGACATTAGGAAATGGCGGCACTCCAAAATGGTCAAGAAGACTTAGTGACGGGAGGACACATtgctctgtctcctccctttccacatgtggtgtgtgtatgggtaTGTGCGTGTAGCATTATAGCTGTGATGTTCATTGCTAAGATCATTTCCAAGAACTTCCTCTATTTAGACGCCTGATGAGCTTTCCTGTAACCCATATTTATACcaaataaataattttaaaaagttCAATGTAAGTGTGTTCTGTATTGAAAATAAGATATCTGAACAACTCTCCTACTTGCTTATACTAGTACAACAAAAATACACTTTGTCATACATGATCTCAAAAGGTAGCCTGAACATGTGTGAAACATGGAGGAAAAACCTGCGTCATTAGAAATGTAACAACTATTTTGGGGACGTTGTGCGATACAGCACCGAAAAATGCACCGATTTGGACACAAAATTACCATGATTTGTTCAAATTTGACATCTATCCGTATTAACATATAAACATATCTACTGTATAAAAGCAATTCAAGCAGATCTAAATTAATGTATATAATATTCTTGTAAAAATGATATGCAAATTACTATTCTAATATGACATTGCTAGTATGACCCTCTTGAGATCTCAACCGCTGGGTAGAGAAATTGTAATTTCCCAAATGAACATCTAGTtgtaaaacaaaaaacaaaaaactgctaGATGTTATTATTTGAGTCGTTCGTACTTGGAATTTAAAGTGACATATTTTTTTCAAGAAGAGACAGTTAAATGGTTAAGACTGGTTTGTATTACCTACAGCCCATTTCCTGTGAGAGGGAGCTGGAGCCCAGTGCCTTTTACAGTAGGTACTGTACAGTGCCTTTTACAGGAGGTAGTAGGTACTCTACAGTGCCTTTTACAGGAGGTAGTAGGTAGTGTACAGTGCCTTTTACTGGAGGTAGTAGGTACTCTACAGTGCCTTTTACAGGAGGTAGTAGGTAGTGTACAGTGCCTTTTATTGGAGGTAGTAGGTACTCTACAGTGCCTTTTACAGGAGGTAGTAGGTAGTGTACAGTGCCTTTTACTGGAGGTAGTAGGTACTCTACAGTGCCTTTTACAGGaggtagtaggtagtgtatagtgCCTTTTACTGGAGGTAGTAGGTAGTGTACAGTGCCTTTTACTGGAGGTAGTAGGTAGTGTACAGTGCATTTTACAGGAGGTAGTAGGTAGTGCACAGTGCCTTTTACAGGAGGTAGTAGGTAGTGTACAGTGCCTTTTACTGGAGGTAGTAGGTAGTGTACAGTGCATTTTACAGGAGGTAGTAGGTACTGTACAGTGCCTTTTACAGGAGGTAGTGGGTAGTGTACAGTGCCTTTTACATGAGGTAGTaggtactctacagtactgttaAGACTAACAGAGAGAGGCAGTAAGCATGCTGCACTTACACTACTAAGTATCTATTATTGCTCTTTAGGGGTTAGGCCCAGGTTCTTCTCTATaactatatttaagcaataagacaTGAAGTggtgtggtgtatggccaatataccatggctaagggctgttcataAGCACGACACATCgcgtcatacccgtggtatacggtctgatatactacGGCTGTCAGcgaatcagcattcaggactcgaaccacccagtttataaaatgCTATATGAGTGGATTGATTCAAGTATTCAAGTATCAAGTATTTGTAAATCATGTTTTATCAGCTGATCCATTGACTGATTTCCCCCTCATTGTCCCCCTGTCCTTCAGCATCACCTCCTACCAGACCTTGCCCCGCAACATGCCCAGCCACCGTGCCCAGATCGTTCCCCGCTACCCCGAGGGCTACCGTACCCTCCCCAGGAACATGCTGTCCCGACCTGAGAGCATCTGCAGCGTGGCCGGCTCCATCTATGACCGTGCCCTGGCTCCCACATCCAACGCAGGTGATGGGTCTTAAACTTTACTGTTGTACTTGGCTGTGCCccattctctatgtagtgcactacttttgaccagggactataggggataaggtgccgtttgggacgcagTTGAAGACTTTGCTGTTATACTTTCTTGCACTCGCACTTCTTTTCTTTCTGGCACTGATTTTGCAGATTGTGGCTATCTTGAGGTTGTACGGTTTCACTTGTAATGACTGTGATATATTGTGttgatatatatttgttttaaccTAGTTAAAGTCTGTGTGGATATGAGCCTCTGCAAAATGACTCATGTAAAACTGTAAATGCAGACAAGAGGCGCTCCATGAGGGACGACACCATGTGGCAGCTGTATGAGTGGCAGCAGAGGCAGGCCTTCTCCAGGCAgggtccaccaccaccaccaggcaaCTACGGGACCCTGCCCAGCCCCAAGACCATGGGGAACATCTCTGAGCACCAGGGGGTGGCCCCCTCCATCCCCACATCCCCCTCCCATGGATCCCTGGCCCTCTACCATACCTTCTCCCCCCCGGGCCAGCACCGCAGAGACAACCCACCAGGGTCGACCAGGTCCGAGGTGTCCTCACCCATCTTCAGAGGGGACCAGACTATGACTATAGActgcaggcacaggactcacctcACCAAGGTAATGGACAAGGAATGGACCACAATCATCTAAGCAAGTCTTACACATCAAAATAATCACCAGGGGTTTCAAGCATACAGAAATGACTGGAATTGCTCTGCATTGAGCAgtagttattttatttattaatagAGCATTAATTTTAGTTGTCGGCCAGTTGAAATCAGTACATGTAACAGagcatcctgtctctctctctctctctcacagtataACTACCCACCTGACCGCCGGTCCATGCCAGCAGGCATCCCAGTGCAGACCATTACCCCACAGTCACTCCAGGGCAAGACGGTGAGTCACGTAtctctctctgacctccttcacctcttctctgctttcttgttctcctctctactgtcctcTTTTCTCTCAACAACAATGCATTGTGAGTGATAGTTATGCTATTGGTATGATTTCAATGGGACACAAATACAAATCTGTTTTTGTGACAGGAATAAAAACAAGCACACAAGCTATCATGTATTACTGTCGTTCTGTCATGCTACAATGGATagcctgtatgtgtactgtatttcTGTCAGAGTGGGTGCCTCGTTACATTCTCTGCTGTCTTTTATTGCAAGCATTTGTTATTTCTGTCAGTAGCAGACACAATTTGATTAAAATAATGGCATTGTCTTGGTGATGatacggaaagagagagagacagtggcacCAACGAAATTGCCTTTGGCTGTGTCCTCTCAAATTGAGTAGACTAGAATCAGCCAGAGAGATTGATATTCTCCACAGTTCATTTTGTAACTCTCTGAATATTATTGTGATTGTGCAACTCCAGTGGAATGCGCACAGAGCGGCGGCTTCAGAATGCAGTTGATGAGAAATATTTGTAATAAGTGATTTGAAATGATCGCTTTTACTGTTACTGAATATATTCTCTCACTTTTCATCTCCATTTGATGGAAAGTTACTCCGTTTGGAGTCAGGAGACCGAGGGAGTTTATTTCAGACAGATTCTCTAAAGGTGTAAGTCCTATAGCCCAACCCCAGCACAGGCCAAGACCCAAAACCAGTGTTTCCAAAGGCATCTTGTGCCTAAAGACTTGTCAGAGTCCTAGTTAGAAACATAGGTTAGGGCAGGGATTACAAAAGCTATCGCAAATTTTCCTCAATTTAAAACCATTGCCAAATGGAAAATCAAGAGAGGTTTGGTTAATGTATTTGTTCATTGATCGACCACTGGATGAATTGACTGTCTCGTTATCTCCTCTGTGTCTATGCTGCGTTGTACAGCCAGAGGAGCTGACCCTGCTGTTAATAAAGCTGCGTCGGCAGCAGGCTGAGCTCAACAGCATCCGGGAGCACACTGTGGCTCAGCTAATGATCCTTAGCATGGAGGGGCCCAACGCCAAGGTTAGCACCAGGAGGGTGCACATACACAGCATGTCATTGGTCACCTccaggagtggtgtgtgtgtgtgtgtgggtggttgggTGTTGATGTGCCATCTCCATGCAGCTCAAGGCTCTATGAGCAGGCCATGCATTCCAGTGAATGCATATTATGTGTTTGCTCCTACCTGTGTGGTTCAGTGGTGGTATGGTTGAGTTTTGAACTCCTTTCTACCCTTTGGTGTGCTGTGTTCATCTGGCCTTGATTTCATCTTTTGATCTGTTGACATGCAGAGGACAGCATGGTATGAGTATCATGTGATTGCCTTCTTGTTGTCTGCTGTGGTTTCCCGATACCTTTACGAGGAAAGTGTTGGTAAGTAGTTGCAATGGGTTTTGCATGGTTTGGTTTAGCTCAGTAATCAATGAGTAAATGGCTGTGGTGGTTCATGCTTCGGATTAATGCCAAAGCCACAGTAGCGACTTCCTCTTTCATCTCCATCTTTCACTATCAGCTTGTACCAGTTCTACTTCTATTTCCTACTGTTTTCCTTACTCAatctccctctaccttctctctttctcttctgtctgactcttctctcttccctctttctctactgCCTTCTGATGTTAGAGTGAGGTTCTGTCTCATCACCTTCAGAGGAACCTCATGTATCTGGACAGCCAGGTGAGGAGTACTGCTATATCTTTGGTtgctctcagtctctgtctctctctctctctctgtgtctccctctctctatctctctgtctctctctctgtgtgtgtctcttgtcTTTTCTATacgttctctctccttcttcattCTTTTCTCTCCGGCCCTCCTGAAGCATATACCGTTCACTGCAGAATAGGAGCTGCGCAAACCTGCATTCCCACAGGAGGACATATTGTCTAGCTCAGTACAAGAAAagtaaaaaaatactttaaaacatACATTTAAATGCCTTTCTTGGCATGGTAATGCTGCCCTAAACTAATAAGATTACTCGTGTGTTTTTGTGCTGTATAGTTCGTACAGTCCCCGGAGAACagtctttataaaaaaaaataatgaatGTAAGTCAAGCTTGAGAAAGCCCGAGAGCAAACTTCAACTTTTGATGATGAGTTAGTCATGTCATTATCATAATGTAATTAAGACTATAGAAACAACCTCCGGGGTTTCAGGTAAAGTGGCTAGGACGAGCGACTGACGTTCTGACTAGCGCTCACTCAGGCATAGATAATCAGGGCAGACGTCTAAAGGTGCCGTTTGTTTTTCGGGAACGGGCCCTTTGGTTTAGAACGGGTAAATAATTGAGTTCCTGTTTCTGAAAAGGTCATGTGTAGCAGGAGAAACCACTCTACCATGTGCACACGAGGGACCTCACTTAGTGACATCACGGAGACTGATTGTGACCCCTCCAACCAAATGTGAAATGATTTGATCTGCCATTTCAAAGGCTTTCACCTCTAATGGCAGGCAATTTCACAGCTGGTTATGAATGAACTTTAACTCGCCGACCCTGCTCTCCCCCCTGGTCCATAGGCTCTAATGCATGCAATTGTTTTGCTGTTTTGTTGGTCGTTTTTGGTCGGGATGATATTAAGAAAATCAGGACCgttttctctctcctccgtctgcTGAGAGGGACTGGCAATATTGTCTTTGGACCCAACTGTAGCCTCCTTGTATGTACTGTAAACATACTAGGACTTCTCCCAAGAGTTCTGGGCCTTTATGGTACATGTGGTAGCTATAACCCCAGGGTTGTTGGCCAAGGCCCTCCATCTCCCTCAATCACTAGTACCTTATAACAACAATGTGTTCTTTATTTCGATGGATCCTTTCTAGGCTCTGCCGTTGTGTTCGCTAACTAACACCTATATTATGCTGTTGTGTGTTGTTGCTCCCTTCCACCCTGCCTAACGTCGATCTCCACTAGACGAAGGACAATGAGCCGTTAATCTTCACGATTCACACTATGATTGAGAACTCTGCACCACGGCCTCAACTGTACCAGCAAGTAAGGTCTTATTGGCAAACCAATGACTCTTCTCCtgcactcctctcctccctccatcatcgaTCCCTCCTGTTTTTGTTCACATTggaggcagtcagtcagtcggttCCCCCTCTTCCTGGTGTCATGATCccaacattgtttgacatgtacCTTCATGTGTTGTTTTGTCTACAGCACATCCTCTCCATTCATTTGTGCTTTATTCATCAGTCCGAGGTTGGGTTATGGTGGATGTTAATTAGCCATGCCCATCCTACCTCATTGTAACTTGATGGTATTGTTGCTGCTGGGTATTACGGTGGCTGCTAACTTAGAGCCATACCCCCCCCATCTTCCTGCAATACCAATGCTGTTGATGATGGATCTTATGTTGGCTCGGCGATGTACGATCACAGTCAAATCAGCACCTCTCTTCTCTGTGCTTTGTAATATTATGTTCCGTTTGTCTACATGGGTTTGATACGAGCTCAATGGAGAACCTGTTGTTTaagtagctta
Above is a genomic segment from Oncorhynchus kisutch isolate 150728-3 linkage group LG19, Okis_V2, whole genome shotgun sequence containing:
- the LOC116354955 gene encoding toll-like receptor 13; this encodes MSAMFSLFLLIQSVNGWMHPKCHVYNTGEYFPTWNYCPLAEQYTAACRDVTAIEEDLVGLPSNINTLCISMKRGENSSMSLGFFARFQYLEYLYIGGCFPQILPAGNSQGLQNLQHMYINGLVTGCCDCHIGPNTFRDLVKLSNLTIFGYRLSAMAPDVFHYIPQLQSVYIHEPCVENLSEILCRIVHIISLTKLNVHAPNIQSLNQSNCSMLKATESNLTSVNLDFGQINHIEEGALACLQNLTRFSGGLNQDVLLRLPLSGIKQIQVLYSYGRDSIVFESICNVVFLLSIKEIHFANVNTSSLSMSSVELCIGLEYMGFDGPGAFHSSPHLKWNFISSLKNLKMLYVSGQTENSLDLCSFRKQPITWLTELTFMSSNVQTLFAKRFSCLENLRSLDLSCSFISNIEDFAFFGLANLESLDMTQNSITQLYANTFIGLHSLTLLDLRENPQIYNIEAMSFAHLTCLRQVFLGYLNYPPREPVIKLNLTLVFGDVLSHLTHLHISSGMRPMQLIIGSNITSKQNLSLQLKGQTVSFEDCDRPFFQSVTHLHADAEEFLCGSEFMGKYFRSVETFVYRSKLSAKSVDLTSMNQLIHLRKLTLVQVDLLIQRSADIIFHNLTKLEVLKLSNCRIDSLEGGLTKDFKSLKTLYLRIENVYQVIYSFTEHLSSLKYLILDTLQMFCSCDNAWLIAWAKGYRPVEVIMLNHEVMYNLEDLICLSDNGLDTPNFVKYTEANCTTEVGFVLFAATGLGVIFFMLVVLVHNLTGPYLLPLYYIILGWLSEAMRSNTRGRYHYDAFVSYSGKDERWVVEELLPNLEKRGPPFLRLCLHSRDFQLGKDIVENITDSLYRSRRTLCLVSRHYLHSNWCSLEMKLATSRLQVEQRDILLLVFLEKIPPRRLSAHHRLARLVKTRTYLDWPQDPHQHQAFWDRLWAKLKPPTEA